In the Brettanomyces nanus chromosome 1, complete sequence genome, AACGTCAGTATTATAGCCAACTATATCAAGGGAAGAACGAAGAACGCACAGTTTGTGGTGATATCTTTAAGAAACAACATGTTTGAATTGGCTGAAAGGTTAGTGGGTATCTACAAGGTGAATAATCTGACAAGATCAGTCACTTTAGAGAATCAGGATATGGTTCAGGGGGACGAACAGAAGGAtgcgaagaagaacaagaagaaaataatgaAGGTGTAAGTAATATAATATAGCCTGTACAATAGAGTTATGTAAATGCGAAGTTACTTGAGAAACTCGTCAATTCTAGATTTGAACCTCTTTGAGTTATAGTTAAGCGGCtgaaagaagttgttagGACTAGGGTTTCTCTTATTACGATTGCTTGCGCTTCTTCCCATCTTGACAGATATAGCCTTGTCATCCAAACCGCACCGAATGATGACCTTCTCACGATTAgtgacatcatcatcggaGGGAGTGGTAACAGCAGGAGAAATCTTTGCATTCCTCTCTCTGAAAACAGAACTGTTTCTAAAGTCAGGCGAAGCCATCATAAGACAAACCACTAAAGTGTAGTATGCATCGTTGGCTCCATTATGAAGAAAAGCTGTTGGAATACCAAACCGATCTAGTATATATCccaaagaagatttggCATTCTTATTACCAGAAATTGAGTACCACAACGATTGGGTGTCTATAATTTTCAAATCAGCAGGTATATGGATTCCCAAAGAGTCAAGAATAGATAAGTCCCCGCTAACGCCGTGTCCCACGATCACGGTATCCTTTCCCAGCTTATCAAAGAGCTCATGCACAGTAGCCCTAGCCTGGGACATGGACAGAATGGTGGATTCTCCAGTCAAATTTTTATCCTTGGCATCAGGAACGTATCTGCCGTTATGCTTGTCGAGATGTTCCTTGATAACGAGATGCTCAGTGACAATATGCgggaaaagagagaatcTCTGATATTGAGGATTGTACATGGCTATACCAATTTCGGTAAGCAGATTTCTGGCACGTTCCCATTCTTCGATATCTATGGAGATCAACTTACATTTCCGTAATTGGAGAAGCACGACGGCTTCATCTATACTGAGCTTTCTCTTAGAGTATGACTTAACGACACCCTTCGTAGAGCTCTTTCGATCATCAACAGGATTAGCAATACGCCCAATTGTCTGTAACTTTCTTTCCCTCGTCCCAAGCGTATAAGCCGGATCTAAGTTAGCGATGAATTTTATAAGCTCAGGCTTTAGCATGGGTTCTACCGCAGTGTCTAAATGAGGACTTATATCGAGTTTTAAAGCCTCACTGATCTCCCCATCAGGCTCTATATCCTTGGAAGCTTTAAAGATGGCTCTTTGTAATTTCGAACTAGTAGAGGGCTTCATAGTGGCAAGAACAATTGACTTGCAGATCATCGATACAAGACAATAATACAATAGTTAGTATGAAAGAAGTTGCGCGAATAagaaaaattgaaagatCTCTAGTTCATTCATATATACATGGATATAAGGCGTAAAGAATTCGTCATTTATTTCTGGTAACGACAGCATTAGTAAGGAACTCTAGCGCACTTCTAGCATCAGACTCAGGAAGACAACGTAAATGTTCTAAAGCAGCATCCCGATACTTTTCTGCCAGCTTCTTCGTCTTGGACACACCGCCAGCCTCAACGACAGCAGTACGAGCAATTTCAACGTCGTGCGGAGCGCTGAATTTACGTGCAATTAGGGGGCCGATTTCCGGCTTGATCTGCCAGGCAAAAAGTACAGGGGCAGTAGCTAGACCCAATTTAAGGTCTGCACCAGCGGGCTTTCCTAAAACATCTTCGTTGGTGGTGTAATCGAGCATATCATCAACGATCTGGAAGCAGAGACCCAAATTACGGCCGAAATTGTAACAATGATCGATCATTTCATCGTTACATCCAGAAAGAACGGCAGCAGAGCGTGCAGACTTGGACATGAGAGACGCAGTCTTTAAATATGTCTTATGGAGATAGTATTCGAAAGCGGCCTGGACATTCTCTTCGTGAGAAATGGAAACGGGTTGTTGCAATGTATATTCCGGGACTTTCATTGGCACGCGACCTGTAGGTTCAGGCACTCGCTTGACTTCACCGCCGTTAATGACCTCACTGACCTTCGGTTGAAAAACCGTGTTCTTCAACTGCATAAATTCTCCTTCCACCAAGTTGGCGATAGCTGTTGACATCAACTCAGTCACCTCGTTGTTCCTAAGCCTCGATAGCGCAACCGACGCTCTGGCAAGCAAGAAATCACCTGCCAAAATAGACATCTTATTGGTGAAGGCAATGTTTCCACTAGGACGTCCTCTTCGAGAATCCGCAATGTCAATCACATCGTCGTGCAACAACGAGGAGGTATGAATGATCTCAGTAATCTCTGCAAGTCTTCTCTGTCTGGGAAGAATACCGTTCTGTTCATCCATCCTCTTGACAGCAGCACTCTGCTCAAATGGTTTACTCAAGGGGTTTAGAATCATCTTTGGATTGATACCGTAAAGAATCTTCAACGGAGTAATTGAATGCTCAGGGTCTGCACCTGCAAACGACATGGTACTACTAACCCCTCGGTATTCTTTCTGATCATTGATATCGCTGGAATCAACAGAGATCCTTGTCCTTTCCTCTTGAGGAATTTCCGAAAGGGATTTGGAGATCAGTAAGACAATTAACGGCCTGACGTTTTTTCCTCTTGACTCGAAATAATAGGAGGCCACACGGTTCAAGGTGGGATGACCAGAACCAATGAGGGCACCGATATTCTTGACAAGAGACTTCATCTCCTCGGAAACAAGGAAAAAGGGATCGTTGACCACTTTCTTGGGTTGTGGATTGACAAGTTTATTTCCAGCCTCTACAGCTGCAGAGTAGGACGAAACATGTCGGCAGGAAGAAAAGTGGAACGAGCGATGACTGAATGACCCGAGGATCCTAGATTGATAACTGCGGAGTAAGCGAATGTTTAGCATTGTCTATAAATATGGAGTGGCAGTAGTAAATAACGGCAAGTGAATCTAAGTAAGTAAGCAAGAACCTGAGGACAAAAAGAATAGttagaaaaaaattagaTACCCAATCGACCGACTTTTTCCAAACCCGAGAGTCACTGAGAGAAGGAACTGAGTGAAGAGAGAcagtgatgaagaggaagcaaAGGCTGCAATAAATGATCTCATATTTCAGtgtctcttttcttgttaCTTTTCTCGCTTCTCTACGATCATGTAGATCACTAGTTGTTAGAACCGTCTAGTACCCTGCTAGGCCCCAGGCTCTTGAGATAATAGACTTCAGGGGTCTTGGCGATAACAGGAACCTGTGTGGGGGGGAGGGCCCTCGTGCCCACGGGAGATTTCTACCGGCCTGATCAAACCCCGTTCCTGCggtaaaaaaaatttatTCTCACTCTAATCTTGACAGCCCGCCCACTCAACTAACGTTCTCTACTCTATAAACGTGCGGTTACCCCCATCATGGCTGACTGGATATCTACATTTCCGCTCACTCAACATATCACGGAGTTTACCAAGAACCAGATATGCCGGGTTATCAGCGCAGGCCCAGTGCCGAAGCATGTTGGTTTCATTATGGACGGTAACAGAAGATATGCCAAACAAAACCatatggagatgaaggaggGCCATAGTGCCGGCTTTGAGAGTATGGCCAAAGTTTTGGAAACATGCTATGATTGTGGTGTGGAGGTGGCAACAGTTTTTGCATTCAGCATCGAGAATTTCAACAGAAGCCGCTATGAAGTTGAGTGGTTGATGGAGCTCGGAAAGGCCAAATTTAAGCAGGTGGTAGGAAATGGAGAGCTATGCGAAAGATACGGAATCAAGATCCGGGTGCTTGGAAATTTGGATCTACTACCTAAAGATCTTTggaaggtgttgaaagaCGCTGAAGAACTCACCAAGAACAATACCCGTGCCATACTAAACGTCTGCTGGCCTTATACGTCACGCGACGACATGACACACGCAGTGCGAAAGGTAGTGACGAAGGGATATCCACCGGATGCAATTACAGAGCACTTGGTGGCTGAAAATCTATATACTGGAGGGCTTCCCAAGCTTGACTTGCTCATAAGAACGTCTGCTGTGTATCGACTGAGTGACTTTATGCTCTGGGAATGCATTGACCTAGATTGCGATATAGAGATAGTGTCAGTTCTGTGGCCGGAATTCTCGCCGGCCAGAATGGCATGgattcttctcaaatggGGGTTCGGCAGAACCTATTATGGCCACCGCATGGCTAAACTGATCAACATCGATGATCATACTAAACAGACGTGACCATTTTAATGTATATCtactattttttttgcaTATATAGTGAAGACTTTTATTATTTGTATGTTCACACGTCTCTCTACTCAGAGGATTCATTCTTTCTCGTGGGTAGActcattctctttctgagaCTCTTCGAActccttcttgaacttctcGGCATTCTCCTTTGAACCGAATCTGATGGCAAAAGTTTGGACGGCAGGGGAACCATCAGAGACATCTCCGGTAACTGTGTAGACCCAAGATCTCTCAGATCCCACATTAGGCTTCAAAACGTACTCAGGAGCCAAATAGTGGTTGGCACACACTTTCAAAGTCTTGTCTCTTCTCATAATCAGTCTAACTTTACCAGTTTTCTTGTGCTTCAAGAATCTAACCTCTCCTGTACCTCTCTCCTTCCATTCTTTGGCATCTGGAGCAAAACGGAACATCTTGGCTCTCATTTTGAATGTGACATCCTCGTCTTCCTCATTGTTCTTCACGTCAACCTTATCTAAATGGACCAATGGCTCGAAATGAAtaccatcatcttctccttcggtcgatttttcatctttttcttttctttccctttgttccttcttctccttttcatctGCAGCCTCATCCTCTGCCGAttcacttttctttgcctcAGGGGCCTTCTTGTCACCTCCAAACATGGCAAACACGTTTGATGTAGGAGGCTTTGGCAACGAATTAGAGCCACTTACTGGAGCTTTCTCGCCCTTCTTGGTGTCTTCAAAGGACATTTTCTGATCTTGGGCTTTAAAAAATACTTGCTTGTTGATTACTATAAGCAAATAAAAGGAAACAAATTATGTACTACGAAAGATccaggaaaaaaaattactTGCAGCCAAAAAAGTCCAAAATTTAGAAGTTTCTCGATTTTGACTCAGGCTCGATCGACGCAGACGGTTGActacagcagcagcggtagcagcagcagcggtagcagcagcagagAGCAATGAAGAGGAGCAACAAAATGGAACAGCCAAATACACACATAATCTGTGGGGGGTAAAAGCGGTCCAAAAACATCCTTCAGCTATGGAACAGCGCCCTCGCACCGCAAACGGGTGGCAAGTAGAAAGAATCCTGGTATCCAATGTGCCCAGTAATGCCCGGTAGAAACTCTCACTCCCTACAGTCACAATAGGATATTTATGCCGGTCATTTCTCAGTCTTAAGTTAGAAGGCTGGGGGGAGGGGAGGCGAAAattcaaactttttcacTATCAAGTTAATCTCTATCTATATCAGTGCTAATTTCTGAGTGGCTGAACTACGCTTAGCTGTTGTCGGTTTCTCTCTCTACCCTTTGGGAAATATTGGACTATAACAGTTTCTTCTCGTTTTGTCTTTCCTTCCTCCTTGTACCAATTTTACACgatcattttcttttggCTCATTTCTATCTCACATTCTCTTAACTTAATTCTGACACTTCATGTCTTCTGTGCAACAGGGAACTGCTAGAAAGAGATCTAAGGACGCTCTACTAAACGATTTGCTTCCTGCAGATCACATCTTACATGTACGCAAGCCTTCCGATGATGTCAGTCCCTACGAGAGTCCCGATCTGTACTATGGTCCCAAAACGGACCCTGCCAATAGGAAAACTCACTATGGAAGGCTGCGAACTATAAGTGCTGTTTTTCCCCGACCATCGCCTGGTGTTAGATTCAATCCTGCATTTCTAGGAATGGAGGTAGCACCTCAGTATGGTTCAAGCGATACCGATATTCACACTGCAGGTGTTCGCTCTAGTCATGCCGTAAACGGCTTGTTTTCTCTTGGTGATAAGTCCGACGATAGCGATGACGACGGCGACCTGGAGAGTGCCATTAACAACCAGGATGATTATGAAGATAGCCAGAATCACCACAATCCCCCTCGGGTTACCAACATACGCAGGCGATCCCACATTTCTGACATAACTAAACCTATTcataagaaggaagaggctCAGCTAGGATCCAACGAGAGAGGATTTATGTCTGACTCAGGACATCTACCCGAATCGGAAAATACAGAAAGCGACCTCGAGGAAGACGAGTTGCAACCTAGGATTGCGTCTGCTTCCAACTCAACTGGGTCTTTGCTAGCCTTGGATAATCAAAAACGCTCCAATATCAATTACAACATCATGCCAAGAACAGGATTGTCCTCTCCGTTCAATCGATCTGTTGATTCTCTAGAGAGTCAATCACAATCCAGATTGATTGATCCGAAACTTTCAGATCAGGGTAGTGTTTCTCCGGATGACGTCAGCTCTATTGAAAGCGACGATAATGAAACAGACAGAATGAGTGCCCAGTCTGAGATTGG is a window encoding:
- a CDS encoding uncharacterized protein (EggNog:ENOG41), which encodes MKPSTSSKLQRAIFKASKDIEPDGEISEALKLDISPHLDTAVEPMLKPELIKFIANLDPAYTLGTRERKLQTIGRIANPVDDRKSSTKGVVKSYSKRKLSIDEAVVLLQLRKCKLISIDIEEWERARNLLTEIGIAMYNPQYQRFSLFPHIVTEHLVIKEHLDKHNGRYVPDAKDKNLTGESTILSMSQARATVHELFDKLGKDTVIVGHGVSGDLSILDSLGIHIPADLKIIDTQSLWYSISGNKNAKSSLGYILDRFGIPTAFLHNGANDAYYTLVVCLMMASPDFRNSSVFRERNAKISPAVTTPSDDDVTNREKVIIRCGLDDKAISVKMGRSASNRNKRNPSPNNFFQPLNYNSKRFKSRIDEFLK
- the YRB1 gene encoding Ran GTPase-binding protein yrb1 (BUSCO:EOG093444VH), which gives rise to MSFEDTKKGEKAPVSGSNSLPKPPTSNVFAMFGGDKKAPEAKKSESAEDEAADEKEKKEQRERKEKDEKSTEGEDDGIHFEPLVHLDKVDVKNNEEDEDVTFKMRAKMFRFAPDAKEWKERGTGEVRFLKHKKTGKVRLIMRRDKTLKVCANHYLAPEYVLKPNVGSERSWVYTVTGDVSDGSPAVQTFAIRFGSKENAEKFKKEFEESQKENESTHEKE